In the Bos taurus isolate L1 Dominette 01449 registration number 42190680 breed Hereford chromosome 21, ARS-UCD2.0, whole genome shotgun sequence genome, one interval contains:
- the LOC132343322 gene encoding uncharacterized protein, whose amino-acid sequence MGDWNAKAGNQEIPGVTGKFGLGIWNEAGQRLIEFCQENTLVIANTHFQQHKRRLYAWTLPDGQHRNQIDYILSSQRWISSIQLTKTRPGADCGSDHELLIAKFRHKLKKVGKTTRPFRHDLNQIPYDDTVEVRNRFKGRDLIDRVPDELWTEVCDIVQETGIKTIPMEKKCKKTKWLSEEALQIAVKRREVKSKGEKERYKHVNAEFQRIVRRDKKAFLSDQCKEIEGNNRMGKTRDLFKKIRDTKGMFHAKMGSIKDRNSMDLTEAEDIKKRWQEYTEELYKKDPHDKDNHNGVITHLEPDILECEVKWALESITTNKASGGDGIPVELFQILEDDAVKVLHSICQPNWKTQQRPQDWKRSVFIPIPKKGNARECSNYCTIPLISHASKVMLKILQARLQQYMNCEFPYVQAGFRKSRGTRDQIANILWITEKARVPEKHLFLLY is encoded by the coding sequence atgggggactggaatgcaaaagcaggaaatcaagaaatacctggagtaacaggcaaatttggccttggaatatggaatgaagcagggcaaagactaatagagttctgccaagagaacacactggtcatagcaaacacccacttccaacaacacaagagaagactctacgcatggacattaccagatggtcaacaccgaaatcagattgattatattctttccagccaaagatggataagctctatacagttaacaaaaacaagaccaggagcagactgtggctcagatcatgaactccttattgccaaattcagacataaattgaagaaagtagggaaaaccactagaccattcaggcatgacctaaatcaaatcccgtatgatgatacagtggaagtgagaaatagatttaagggtcgagatctgatagatagagtgcctgatgaactatggacggaggtttgtgacattgtacaggagacagggatcaagaccatccccatggaaaagaaatgcaaaaaaacaaaatggctctctgaggaggccttacaaatagcagtgaaaagaagagaagtgaaaagcaaaggagaaaaggaaagatataagcacgtgaatgcagagttccaaagaatagtaagaagagataagaaagccttcctcagcgatcaatgcaaggaaatagagggaaacaacagaatgggaaagactagagatctcttcaagaaaattagagataccaagggaatgtttcatgcaaagatgggctcgataaaagacagaaatagtatggacctaacagaagcagaagatattaagaagaggtggcaagaatacacagaagaactgtacaaaaaagatcctcatgacaaagataatcacaatggtgtgatcactcacctagagccagatatcctggaatgtgaagtcaagtgggccttagaaagcatcactacaaacaaagctagtggaggtgatggcattccagttgagctctttcaaatcttggaagatgatgctgtgaaagtgctgcactcaatatgccagccaaattggaaaactcagcagcggccacaggactggaaaaggtcagttttcattccaatcccaaagaaaggcaatgccagagaatgctcaaactactgcacaattccactcatctcacacgctagtaaagtaatgctcaaaattctccaagccaggcttcagcaatacatgaactgtgaatttccatatgttcaagctggttttagaaaaagcagaggaaccagagatcaaattgccaatatcctctggatcactgaaaaagcaagagttccagaaaaacatctatttctgctttattga